The sequence below is a genomic window from Salinispira pacifica.
GTCAGTATGCCCGTGGGAGGTGCTGCCGCCCGGATGGCTGATTTCCGTTCCCATGGGTTCATCCCCCCGGCCCGAGCCGGACTCAACGTCCCGGGCTGCCAGCTCCCCAAGACCTCCGTGTTCGTCCGCCGCAAGAAGCCGACTCTCCCCTGTGGCGGACGGGTTCTCCCGGGTTTCGCCGTTTTGAACCCCGCGGGATATTTCAGAGCCGGGAACAGCAGGGGTACGGGACCATGCCCGTCTGCTGAGAAAAAATCCCAGGGCAAGAATCAGCTGGGCGATGCCCACAATGGCATAGCCGCCTCTCCAGCTGCCTTCGGTTCCTCCGGCTGCTTCAATGGTCATGGTCATGATCACCGGCCCGAGGGTCACTCCGATTCCGAAGCTGGCATGAAGCCACTGCATCAGATGTTCGCCGTAGTTTTTTGCAATGTAGGTGTTGAGACCCGCATCTATTGCACCGGCTCCCAGTCCACCCAGCACGGCGGCGGCGGCAAACAGAATCCAGACCGGAAGCAGCGAGTACAGAATCAGAGAGACTGCAGTGGCCCCGCAGCTGAGACTCAACAGCATACCCACCCCGAGGCGGCGCATCAGCGGACCGCTGAAAAAGCTTGAAAGCATGTAACCGGCGGTTCCCGAAACCAGGATCAAACCAATGGCATCCAGCGGGAGCCCGAAGCTTTCACGGATACCCGGCCAGGCTACGCCGTGAAGGCCGTCGGGCATTCCAAGAGATATAAACGCAATATACGATAAAAGGATGATCATGGGCACAGCATAGCCCAGAGCAGGTGATCTGTACAGTTGATGGAACGGCCCGGAAGCAGTCCTGGAATTGACGGAAGCAGCCCTGGAATTGACGGAAAAAGACGATTGAATCGACGGGAACAGGCTATTGAATCGCCTGGAACAGGCCGGAGTTGCCATTGATCAAATTCAATCGTATTCTATACGTATGAAACAAAGCCACGGCATTCGGGAAGATGATTATTATCTGCATCTTCCCCTGATCAATGATTTCAGCGCCGGTCTGGAAGAGGGCATCAGGCCCGTTCCCCAGGACTGGTACATCGCCATCACAGACATTGTGGATTCAACCAAAGCAATTGAAGCGGGGAAGTACAAGCAGGTAAATGTATCGGGAGCTCTTCCCATCATCGCACTGGCACGAATGTATGACAGTCTGAAACGTCCCTTCGTCTTTGGAGGAGACGGCATGACCTTCCTCATTGACGGAAACCACTACGAAGAAGCACGGTCCATACTTTCCAGAACCATCCGGGATGTCCAGGTTTTTTTCGGCCTTCATCTGCGGGCGGCACTTATCCCCATGTCAGAAATTTACCGCAGGGGCGGAAGTCTGGCGCTGAGCAAGCACCAGGTAAGCGAACACTATACCCAGGCATTTTTCCACGGCAGCGGAATACGGATGGCCGAAGATATGCTTAAATCTCCCGGTGAGGATGATGCGGCCTTTATTATAGAAGCAGCTGATGACACCCGCAGTGTGAATTATAAGGGTTTTACCTGCCGTTGGGCGGATATTCCCGGAAGCAGCGATGTGACCGCCGCACTGATTGTTGAGGGCAGAAACGGCATGCCCGCGGCAGAAGTAATACGACTCATTGAATCCGTTCTGGGCGACAGCAGCAGTTACCACCCCCTGAAGATGGAAAACATGAACATGGGGGGATCACGCAGCGACTGGAGTCTCACCCCGCTGGTTATGAGCCGGGGGCGGAAATCACCCGCCTACTTTTTCAGGGCGGCTGTTGCATGGGTTGAAATTCAGCTGGCGAAAATCGCTATGGCACTGAAGCTCCCTTTAAAGCAGGATATTTACCAGATGAACAGGCTACGGGAGCAGAATATTGCCAACAGTGATTTCCGCAAGTATGAGGGAGCATTGAAGATGATCTTCTCCGCCGACGAATCCGCAGTAGATGCCCTTGAACAGGCTCTGGACAAGGAGGTCCAGGCGGGTCGTATCTTTTACGGGGTTCATCGCAGCAAAGAGGCCCATATGACCTGTATTGCAACCCTGGAAAGCGGGGATGACGTACATTTCATCGATGCAACCGGCGGCGGGTACGCTCTTGCGGCGGCTGCCCTGAAGGAACAAAAAGCCCGGACATGAATCGGGCCTGCAGGGAGATTATTCCCTGTCAGGCTGTTTTCAACTCTGCAGTTTTTACCTATGCTTGAGCAATGAAAATTCTTCACACTGCCGATTGGCATCTCGGCAAAATTCTCCATGACCATTCCCTTCTGGAACATCAGGAAGCCATTCTCAAGAAGATTCTGGACCTCGGGAGCGACGGCAGCTACGATGCGATGATTATCGCAGGGGATATTTATGACCGCAGCATCCCCCCCGGGGAAGCAATGGCTCTGATGAGCCGTTTCCTCCGGGATTTCCGACGGCGCTGCGCCACACCCGTATTGATTATCGCCGGAAATCATGACAGCCGCTCCAGACTCGCCTATCTTGCAGAACTTCTGGAAGACAAGGATATTCATATCAGAAGCAGCGATGCAGATATTCATGTGCCGGTGATAATCGGAAACGCACATTTCTGGCTCATTCCGTTCCTGGATCCGGATATTTCTCCTGCGGACGAAGACGGGCTCAACGCCCATGAAAGACCTTTGCAACGGGCCGTAGAAAGAATCCAAGCTGTGATGGATCGGTCAAAACTCAATATTGCTGTCGCCCACTGTTTCACAACAGGGGGTGAGAGCTCCGATTCTGAGAGGGTTTTTGTGGGCGGAAGCGGGGAGGTTTCTGCGGAGCTGTTTCACATGTTCGATTATACAGCCCTGGGTCATCTGCATCGCAGTCAGTTCCCCGGCCCCGGGATAGCCTATTCCGGATCTCCCCTGAAGTATTCCTTCTCCGAATCCGACGATGCCAAGTGTGTTCTCAGCGCCGATGTGGAGAAAGCGGGAGTGAACATCAGTCCCATCGCCCTTACTCCCCCCAGGGATTTACGCCGGCTCACCGGCAGCCTGAAGGATCTTCTGGAAAATCCCGAGTTCAAGGATGCGGAAAACGATTACGTGGAAATAGAACTGGACTACATTCCCCCGGGGCTGAATCCCCTGGAACATTTGAGACAGCGCTTTCCCCATCTTTTCAGTATCAGAAAAGCACTGCCTTCGTCCATGCATTCCCCGGGGCCCGGCGGGGAAGTCCCGGGTGATACGGCGGACGGCCTGACCGGCGGGGAATCTGAACTGCGGGGGAGGGATATCCAGTCGGACTTTGCATCCTTTTACTCCAGGCTTCATCCCGACTCTCCGGAAATCCCGGCGGGAAAGCTGGAAATTTTTCACAGCGAGCTTCAAGCCCTTCGAAATGAAAAGGGGGATGAATGAAACCTCTGAAACTTCAGATTGAGAACTTCGGCCCTATGCAGGAAAACACCAGGTGGACTTCAGCCGGCTGGAAGAGATATTCCTCATTTCCGGAAAAACCGGCAGCGGGAAGACCACCATTTTCGATGCAATGGTGTACGCACTCTATGACCAGCCCCTGGGCACACGACAGCAGGGGGATTTGATGTCCCATTACCTGGGCAGTACCGGAACCATGCGGGTGGTGCTGGAATTTCAGGTTGCCTCCCAACGGTTTCGGGTGGAGCGGAGTATCACCCGACGGGAGAAACGGGGGGGTGGACTTACCACAGACCAGAAGCACGGCCTGTGGCTGCTGTCCGACGGAGAAGATCCTGCCCCGGTGGACGGAACCAGAAACCGGAGCGATCTGAACAGCTTCATAGCCAATCTGCTTCATCTGAGCAGAGATGAGTTTTCAAGAATCATCATTCTTCCCCAGGGAGAGTTCATGCGCTTTCTGGAACAGAACGCATCGGAACGACAGCAGACCCTGAGAGCACTGTTTCCCGTGGAGGAACATGAGCAGCTAACCGCCCGACTGCAGCAGAAAAAGCGGGATCTGAAAAATGAAATCCGCAGGATCCAGGAAAGAACTGCGGAAATTTCTCCCGGGGAAAACAGAGATTCCCTGGGGAAAGAGGAGACCGCCCTTGGGCAACAGGTATCCGCTCTGAGCGAAGGTATCGATAATCTTCAGACCAAGCGGGACGGGCTGATAGCCAGGGTAAGCCGGGAAGAATCGGATCTTGCCTCTTTTCAACAGCTGGAAGAACTTCAAGCTCAACACCGGGAGCTTACCGATACACTTCCGGCTATCCGGGAACAGGAGGGAACGCTTGAGCGCAGCCAGGCTGCTGCCAAGGCCGCCCCATATGTTGCCCAGCTTCAGCGCAGCAGAACTTCACTGGCTGATGCAGAACGTCAGCTGGAGGAACACCGGGAGCACGGCAAAGAACTGAAAGAGCTTCTGATCAATTCTGAAAAGGCCGTATCCCGGCTGGATCAGCTCAACGCCCGACGGGATAGCCTCACAGCAGAGATCGGCACCTTGGAGCCCCTGAAGGAGAAGCTGAAGAAACTTGAGGAACTCAAGGCCGAAGCAGAGCAGCTGGCCGGGCAGATCGAAAATGCAGAGGAGCAGGAAAAAAACCTCAACCTTCGAAGCAGTAAGCTTGCAGAAGAAAAAGCCGGGCTGGAAAGGAAGCTTGAAGAACTTCAACCTGACCATGAACATGAGAATGCCCTGGCAGAAGAAATTCGGGAACTTGAAACGGCTGAAACAGGACAACGGCAGCTTGAGCAGCTTCAGCAGGAGATCGGGCAGCACACAGAGAGGTTAAGGCATAGCGGAAATGCGGAGACTCTTCTTCTGGATCAAAAACAGCGCCTGGAAAACCTGAGACGAAACCTCTACTCCTCTCTGCTGGCTTCAGAGCTTACAGACAATACCGCCTGTCCGGTATGCGGTTCCACCCATCATCCCCACCCTGCAGATCAAAACACGGAACAACGGCAGGGAATTGAGACGGAAATCCGGGATATTGAAGAGCAGATTGCCGCAGCCAGGGATGAGCGCACCCAGCTTGAAGCCCGTCTGGAAGGACTCGGCCGTCAGCATCAGCAAACTCTTTCGGGAATCCCTGAACGCCTGCGCTCACTGCCTCCGGAGGAAGTTCAACAGAAATTGGGTGCTGCAAAGCAGAAGGGTGAAGATCTGAAGGAGCGCAGCAGAACCCGACGGGAGATCAGCGAAAAGATCTCCGCAGTATCATCCGAATCTGAACACATCCATACAGAGCTGGCTGAAATATGGAAGAGCAAAAGCGGGCTGCTTGCACAACGGGGGGGCTCAAAGGCAGCATCTCCGCTCTTGAAGGCGAAAGCAGGGATTTCAGCCTGGCCGGATTGGAAAAACATCTGGATAAACTTCACGGAGAACGGAACGATTTGGAGAAGGAGATTACCGATATCCGCAGGGAACGGGAAGATCTTCTCCGGCGGGAATCCGAAAATACCCGGGGATTGGAACACTGGCAAAAAGAAACAGAGGAACGCAGGAAAAACTTTCTGTCAGATGAACGGGAACTTGAAAACATGCGGGTTTCACTGGGCTTCGCATCCCTGGAAGATCTTTCCCGGGCTCTGCGGGATGAAGATGAAATGGAACATATGAAAACCCGCATTGAAAACTTCCGCAGTACCCTCAGCTCCCTGGATGCAAAAATCTCCCAGCTGCAGGAAAAGCTGGGGGATCAGGAGGTGCCGGACATCGATGCCACCCGGAAACGACTGGATGAGATCACCGGTGAGCTGAATGAACTGAAGGAAAAGCGGGAACAGGCCATGGAGAAGCGGCAGAAAATCCGGCAGAATCTTGATGAGCTTTCGGAACTGGAATCCCGGCTGGAACGTCTCGGCTCGGAAAATCGTGATCTGGTGGAACTTGCAGACGAACTCAATGGTGACAATGAATATAGGATCCCGTTTCAGAATTTCATTCTGGAGCATTATCTTAATCAGGTGGTGTTTTACGCAAACCTGCGGTTAAGCCACCTCTCAGAAGGCAGATATCTGCTCATGCTGGACAGAGACGTACAGGACCGCAGAAGTCAGGCGGGTCTCAATATCCGGGTAGAAGATTATTTTACCGGTGAATCCCGGGGGGTAAAAACCTTATCCGGAGGGGAGAAATTTCTGGCCTCCCTGGCACTGGCCATGGGGCTTGCAGACAGCATCCAAGAACGATCAGGTCAGCTGCGGATGGACGCCCTGTTCCTGGACGAAGGCTTCGGAACCCTGGATGATGAGACCCTGAATCGATCCATCGATATACTGGATGAAATCCGGAGTCACCGCATGGTGGGAATCATTTCCCATGTGGAAGAATTGAAACGGAGAATTCCCTGTCAGATCCGGGTGGAAAAAGGGATTGCAGGCTCCAGAATCAATGTTGTAGGATAGGCCGCTCCGGGTTGAGAATAAGCCGCTCCGGCGTGCACCCACCCGGGCTCTGCATTGGAGCGGCAGCTGAGATAAAACTGCAGTGTGCAGTGAAATCATGATCCAACAATGGCCCCGGCACTTTTGGAAGGAGAACCAATGGAATCAGACAATTGCCTCATCGTCATCTTCGGAGCTTCGGGGGATCTCACCAGACGAAAGCTCCTGCCTGCGTTCCTACATTTATTCAAAAACTCCCTGCTGCCTGAGGATTTCGCCATTCTGGGCGTGGGCAGAACTAAACTGACGGATGAGGACTTCCGATCCTTCATTGATGCTGAGCCATCCTTCCTGTCCCATCTGTACTACAGCAGCATCGATACAGGAAACCAGGTTGACTACGGCATTCTGGGTGAACGAATTCACGCCCTTGCCGGGGCCCACCATGCCGGGGAAAATGTGCTGTACTACCTCTCCACCCCCCCGTCCCTCTACGACAAAATTCCCGGCTTCCTCCATGCCCATGGACTCACCGCCACGGAAAAAGGATGGAAGCGTCTGGTTGTGGAAAAACCCTTCGGATACGACGGGGCATCAGCTGCCCGCCTGGATGAAACCCTTCACCAATACTTCGATGAACCCAATATCTTCCGCATCGATCATTATCTGGGAAAAGAGACTGTGCAGAATCTTCTGGTATTCAGATTCGCCAACGGAGTTTTTGAGCCCATGTGGAACCGGAACTTCGTGGACCATATCGAAATTACCGCCGCCGAGCATCTGGGGGTTGAAAAAAGGGGCGGATACTATGACGGTGCCGGAGCTGTCCGGGATATGTTTCAGAACCATCTTCTGCAGGTGCTGGCTCTCACTGCAATGGAGCCGCCGGCAAAAATCGATGCGGGCTCCATCCGGGACGAGGCATCAAAGGTGCTGAAGAGTCTCAAACCCCTTTCCCAGGAAGATTTGCGGACTAACCTGGTGTTGGGGCAGTACACCGGCTCCGAAGTCCGGGGGAGCATCTGCCGGCATACCGGGACGAAACGGGAGTTGATCCGGAATCCCGAACCGAGACCTATGTGGGGCTGAAGCTCTTCATCAACAACTGGCGCTGGGAGGGCGTTCCCATTTATGTACGAACGGGAAAACGGCTTCCCACCCGGGTCACCGAGGTGGTTGTTCACTTTAAGTCCACCCCCCATCCGGAATTCGCCGGCAGTTCGCCCAAGAACACCCTGATTATCAGAATCCAGCCCGATGAGGGAATCAGAATGAACTTCAGCCTGAAGGAACCGGGTGCGGGCTTTAAAACCAGTCCGGTCAGCATGAACTTCTACTACAACGACCTTCAGCAGCAGGACCTGCTCAGCGCATATGAGCGGCTGCTTCTGGATGCCATCCGGGGAGACGCCACCCTGTTCGCCCGCTCGGACGCGGTGCATGCCTGCTGGAACTTTGTGCAGCCCATTCTGGAGTTCAAGGAAGATCCCAGGTCCCTGTTCGGGTATGCAGCAGGCACCTGGGGACCCAGGGAAGCGGATGAACTGCTCTCCCGGGACGGGCGTAGCTGGCGCTTCCCCTGCAAAAACTTGACGGACACCCAGTATTGCGAGCTTTAAGGAGGCAATCATGAGCGGTTTTTCTGAGGCTGAACTTCGTATTTTTCCCGATGCCGAACAGATGGCAGCTGAAACGGCCCAACTGTTCCGGACAATCAGCACCAGCGCCGGTGAACCTCAGCACATTTGCCTCTCCGGGGGCTCCACCCCGCTGAAGCTGTTCAAACTGTTGTCAGCCCCGCCGATTCGGGATCACATTGACTGGGAGCAGCTCCACTTCTGGTGGGGGGATGAACGATGTGTTCCCCCAGAAGATGACCAGAGCAACTACGGACAGGCTCACCGGATCCTTTTTTCCACCATTCCCATACCTGAAACAAACATTCATCCAATGCGGGGGGACAGGGACGCCGAACAGGAATCCGTCCGCTACGCCCGTGAGCTTGAAAGGGAGCTTCCCCTGCGGAACGGTCTGCCCTCCTTCCGGCTGATTCTCCTGGGTCTGGGCAGTGACGGTCATACCGCATCACTCTTTCCCGGAGCCTTCCCCCCGGAGCGCCGGGAACCCGCCTTCCCTGCCCGGCACCCTGAAAGCGGCCAAATGCGCATTACACTCAGCCCGGCGGTTCTCAATAACGGAGAGGAACTGATCTACCTGGTAACCGGCAAGGGGAAAGCAGGGGTGCTGAAAGAGATATCTACATACGGCGACTCCCGACCGGATCCGTATCCGGGAGCGGCAGTTTATGCCCGGCACGGGCGCACCCGGTGGTTTCTGGATGAAGAGCTTGCAGCTGCCGCGGGCGTGCGGGGCTGAGGGGAACCGCGAAGCAGGATCTACAGGTCCTCAAGGGGCTGGGCAGATTGACCGTCATCTTCTTCCTGCTCCACCGGGATAACGATCCTGAAACAGCTGCCTCCCAGGCGGCTGGGAGCCAATTCAAGCCTGCCGTTATGCTGGTTCACAATAATATCCCGTGAAATACTCAGGCCCAGACCGGTACCCTCCCCCACATCCTTGGTGGTGTAAAACGGATCGAATATTTTCATTTTGATATTGTCGCTGATGCCCGGACCGTCATCATCAAACTCGATCCGTACATTTTTGCCTTCAGGCTGAATATGAATGCTGATCTTTCCCATTTCCTCACGGTCCATGGAATGAATGGCCTGGGCGGAGTTGATGATTAAATTCATGAACACCTGGCTCAGTTTTTCGCCGTAGCAATGAA
It includes:
- a CDS encoding MFS transporter; amino-acid sequence: MIILLSYIAFISLGMPDGLHGVAWPGIRESFGLPLDAIGLILVSGTAGYMLSSFFSGPLMRRLGVGMLLSLSCGATAVSLILYSLLPVWILFAAAAVLGGLGAGAIDAGLNTYIAKNYGEHLMQWLHASFGIGVTLGPVIMTMTIEAAGGTEGSWRGGYAIVGIAQLILALGFFLSRRAWSRTPAVPGSEISRGVQNGETRENPSATGESRLLAADEHGGLGELAARDVESGSGRGDEPMGTEISHPGGSTSHGHTDGEAGSLETLRNLPSLLSMLMFFIYTGVELGLGLWSYSLLTESRAVDPAVAGFITGSYWAMFTLGRILGGVYARKLSTALLLVFSILLAGMGVLLLWLNISPALSVAGIGITGFAIAPIFPGLVSDTRKRVGRRFEANTIGMQIAAAGFGGAIMPWIAGLVAGNLGLESIPLYLFVSLAVLFTVFIITRFHMHREI
- a CDS encoding DUF3095 domain-containing protein translates to MKQSHGIREDDYYLHLPLINDFSAGLEEGIRPVPQDWYIAITDIVDSTKAIEAGKYKQVNVSGALPIIALARMYDSLKRPFVFGGDGMTFLIDGNHYEEARSILSRTIRDVQVFFGLHLRAALIPMSEIYRRGGSLALSKHQVSEHYTQAFFHGSGIRMAEDMLKSPGEDDAAFIIEAADDTRSVNYKGFTCRWADIPGSSDVTAALIVEGRNGMPAAEVIRLIESVLGDSSSYHPLKMENMNMGGSRSDWSLTPLVMSRGRKSPAYFFRAAVAWVEIQLAKIAMALKLPLKQDIYQMNRLREQNIANSDFRKYEGALKMIFSADESAVDALEQALDKEVQAGRIFYGVHRSKEAHMTCIATLESGDDVHFIDATGGGYALAAAALKEQKART
- a CDS encoding exonuclease SbcCD subunit D produces the protein MKILHTADWHLGKILHDHSLLEHQEAILKKILDLGSDGSYDAMIIAGDIYDRSIPPGEAMALMSRFLRDFRRRCATPVLIIAGNHDSRSRLAYLAELLEDKDIHIRSSDADIHVPVIIGNAHFWLIPFLDPDISPADEDGLNAHERPLQRAVERIQAVMDRSKLNIAVAHCFTTGGESSDSERVFVGGSGEVSAELFHMFDYTALGHLHRSQFPGPGIAYSGSPLKYSFSESDDAKCVLSADVEKAGVNISPIALTPPRDLRRLTGSLKDLLENPEFKDAENDYVEIELDYIPPGLNPLEHLRQRFPHLFSIRKALPSSMHSPGPGGEVPGDTADGLTGGESELRGRDIQSDFASFYSRLHPDSPEIPAGKLEIFHSELQALRNEKGDE
- a CDS encoding SbcC/MukB-like Walker B domain-containing protein; protein product: MRVSLGFASLEDLSRALRDEDEMEHMKTRIENFRSTLSSLDAKISQLQEKLGDQEVPDIDATRKRLDEITGELNELKEKREQAMEKRQKIRQNLDELSELESRLERLGSENRDLVELADELNGDNEYRIPFQNFILEHYLNQVVFYANLRLSHLSEGRYLLMLDRDVQDRRSQAGLNIRVEDYFTGESRGVKTLSGGEKFLASLALAMGLADSIQERSGQLRMDALFLDEGFGTLDDETLNRSIDILDEIRSHRMVGIISHVEELKRRIPCQIRVEKGIAGSRINVVG
- the pgl gene encoding 6-phosphogluconolactonase, which produces MSGFSEAELRIFPDAEQMAAETAQLFRTISTSAGEPQHICLSGGSTPLKLFKLLSAPPIRDHIDWEQLHFWWGDERCVPPEDDQSNYGQAHRILFSTIPIPETNIHPMRGDRDAEQESVRYARELERELPLRNGLPSFRLILLGLGSDGHTASLFPGAFPPERREPAFPARHPESGQMRITLSPAVLNNGEELIYLVTGKGKAGVLKEISTYGDSRPDPYPGAAVYARHGRTRWFLDEELAAAAGVRG